A single genomic interval of Metasolibacillus fluoroglycofenilyticus harbors:
- a CDS encoding CynX/NimT family MFS transporter translates to MKWKDVLIIIAIFIVALNLRPSITSIGPVLNSIRTDLSISSTQVSLLTAIPIFCMGLFAPLAVPMQRRFDYRLAVTMLVALIGVATFIRMFAASYSMLLITSLLVGFAIAIISPMLNTFIKLYFPHKVAAVVSIYSLAMGAGAALSAGFTAVFYKYFEEWPIALGIWGILAIIAIVFWLFAIKRDEGATLFAALSLEIRNPWKTKKAWLLLLFFGLQASLFFSLTTWLAPVAIAHGFSIVTAGAVLTVMSLVQLTTNALLPSALAKYPSTIFWLFILLAVGGIGASCLFISTNSAIWGGAMLLGVTLGGLFPLALTLPLNEARNNEEANAWSSMVMSGGFMMSAIIPLLIGFIYDITRSHLYTKAIYIILIAALLLTVFAINKRNNKA, encoded by the coding sequence GTGAAGTGGAAAGATGTTTTGATTATCATTGCGATTTTTATCGTAGCATTAAATTTGCGCCCTTCGATTACATCAATTGGACCAGTATTGAATAGCATTCGCACGGATTTATCTATTTCAAGCACACAGGTAAGCTTATTAACGGCAATTCCTATTTTCTGTATGGGATTATTTGCACCGCTTGCCGTACCTATGCAAAGGCGCTTTGACTATCGTTTAGCGGTTACTATGCTCGTTGCCTTAATTGGTGTTGCGACATTTATTCGTATGTTTGCAGCAAGCTACAGCATGTTACTTATAACAAGCTTGCTAGTCGGCTTCGCCATTGCCATTATTAGCCCGATGCTCAATACCTTTATTAAATTATACTTTCCGCATAAGGTAGCTGCAGTTGTGAGCATTTATTCCTTGGCGATGGGGGCAGGGGCAGCATTAAGCGCAGGCTTTACTGCTGTTTTTTATAAATATTTCGAGGAATGGCCAATCGCTTTAGGTATTTGGGGCATCCTTGCTATTATCGCAATCGTTTTTTGGTTATTTGCGATAAAGCGGGATGAGGGAGCAACGTTATTTGCTGCACTGTCGTTAGAAATTCGTAATCCGTGGAAGACAAAAAAAGCGTGGCTTTTATTATTATTTTTTGGTTTGCAAGCATCACTATTCTTTTCACTAACAACTTGGCTAGCGCCTGTTGCGATAGCACATGGATTTTCAATTGTCACAGCAGGGGCCGTTTTAACAGTGATGTCACTCGTTCAACTAACAACCAATGCGCTATTGCCGAGCGCACTCGCGAAATATCCAAGCACGATTTTTTGGCTATTTATATTACTAGCAGTCGGTGGTATTGGGGCTAGCTGCTTATTTATCAGTACAAATAGTGCGATTTGGGGAGGGGCGATGCTGTTAGGAGTGACACTAGGTGGTTTATTTCCACTCGCATTAACACTTCCATTAAATGAAGCGCGTAATAATGAGGAGGCAAATGCATGGAGCTCGATGGTAATGTCAGGGGGCTTTATGATGAGTGCAATCATCCCTTTATTAATCGGCTTCATTTACGATATAACACGAAGTCATTTGTATACGAAAGCCATTTATATCATTTTAATCGCTGCATTATTACTTACTGTTTTTGCAATAAACAAAAGAAACAATAAAGCTTAA